A part of Brassica rapa cultivar Chiifu-401-42 chromosome A05, CAAS_Brap_v3.01, whole genome shotgun sequence genomic DNA contains:
- the LOC103867889 gene encoding poly [ADP-ribose] polymerase 1 isoform X2 — protein MASPDKPWRAEYAKSSRSSCKSCKSPINKETFRLGKLVQATQFDGVMPMWHHASCILKKTKQIKSADDVEGLESLRWEDQQKIRQYVESGAGNSTSTGTSTASSGGNAKLEYGIEVSQTSRAGCRKCSEKILKGEVRIFSKPEGPGNKGLMWHHARCFLGTSPSTELKSLSGWGSIPDSDQEALLPLVKKDQPAAKTGTKRRNDSDDNEKSKQAKTMSASGALQPCSKDKEMEAQSKELWNLKDDLKKHVTTAELREMLEINEQSTRGSELDLRDKCADGMMFGPLALCPVCSGHVSFSGGIYRCNGYISEWSKCSHASSDPDRIKGKWKIPEETENQFLVKWNKSQKSVKPKRILNPISPAGTSQGQGSKAAADSSRSEKLEDLRVSIAGSSKERQAWKKKIEEAGAEFHAKVKKGTSCLVVCGQTDMEDAEMRKARRMKVAVVREDYLVDCFTKQRKLPFDKYKIEDAGEGMVTVKVKGRSAVHEASGLQEHCHILEDGNSIYNTTLSMSDLSTGINSYYILQIIQEDKGSDCYVFRKWGRVGNEKIGGNKLEEMEKSDAVHEFKRLFLEKTANTWESWEQKTNFQKQPGKFLPLDIDYGVNKQVAKKESVQTISNLAPPLVELMKILFDVETYRTAMMEFEINMSEMPLGKLSKHNIQKGFEALTEIQKLLTESDPQPSVKENLLVDASNRFFTMIPSVHPHIIRDEDDFKSKVKMLEALQDIEIASRLVGFDTDSTESLDDKYKKLHCDISPLSHDSEDYRLIEKYLNTTHAPTHTEWSLELEEVFALEREGEFDKYAPHREKLGNKMLLWHGSRLTNFVGILNQGLRIAPPEAPATGYMFGKGIYFADLVSKSAQYCFTSKENPVGLMLLSEVALGEIHELTKAKYMDKPPRGKHSTKGLGKKVPQDSEFAKWRDDVTVPCGKPVPSKAKASELMYNEYIVYNTAQVKLQFLLKVRFKHKR, from the exons atggCGAGCCCAGATAAGCCGTGGAGGGCTGAGTATGCAAAGTCCTCGAGGTCTTCCTGCAAGTCTTGCAAGTCCCCCATCAACAAGGAGACCTTTCGCCTTGGAAAGCTTGTTCAAGCTACTCAATTCGATGGCGTCATGCCC ATGTGGCACCATGCTTCTTGTATACTCAAGAAAACCAAGCAGATTAAATC AGCTGATGATGTTGAAGGCTTAGAATCTCTTCGTTGGGAAGATCAGCAAAAGATTAGACAATATGTCGAATCTGGAGCAGGGAATAGCACTAGCACGGGAACGAGCACGGCCAGTAGCGGTGGCAATGCCAAGCTAGAATATGGGATTGAAGTTTCACAAACTTCTCGTGCTGGGTGCAGAAAGTGCAGCGAGAAAATCTTGAAAGGAGAG GTACGTATATTCTCTAAGCCTGAAGGCCCGGGTAACAAGGGTTTGATGTGGCACCACGCAAGATGTTTCCTTGGAACGTCTCCCTCTACTGAACTGAAAAGTTTGTCTGGGTGGGGAAGCATACCAGACTCAGATCAAGAAGCTCTTCTTCCCTTGGTGAAGAAAGATCAGCCAGCAGCCAAAACTG GCACAAAAAGGAGAAATGATTCTGATGACAACGAGAAGTCGAAACAAGCTAAGACTATGTCTGCAAGCGGTGCTTTACAACCTTGTAGCAAAGACAAGGAAATGGAGGCACAAAGTAAGGAACTGTGGAACCTGAAGGATGACCTGAAAAAACATGTGACAACAGCTGAGTTGCGGGAGATGCTTGAAATAAATGAACAAAGTACAAGAGGATCAGAACTTGATCTGCGGGATAAGTG tgcTGATGGCATGATGTTTGGTCCACTCGCTCTCTGCCCTGTTTGCTCTGGTCATGTTTCTTTTTCTGGAGGAATTTACCGATGCAATGGTTACATATCGGAATGGAGCAAATGTTCCCATGCCAGTTCTGATCCAGACCGCATCAAAGGGAAGTGGAAAATCCCCGAGGAAACAGAAAATCAGTTCCTTGTGAAG TGGAATAAGTCGCAAAAGAGTGTGAAGCCAAAACGTATTTTGAACCCTATATCGCCCGCGGGAACATCCCAGGGTCAAGGTTCTAAAGCTGCAGCTGACTCCTCAAGGAGTGAAAAGCTGGAGGATCTTAGAGTTTCAATTGCCGGATCCTCTAAGGAACGC CAAGCATGGAAGAAGAAAATTGAGGAAGCCGGTGCAGAGTTTCATGCTAAAGTTAAAAAAG GTACAAGCTGTTTGGTTGTCTGTGGCCAGACAGATATGGAAGATGCTGAAATGAGAAAAGCAAG GAGGATGAAGGTCGCAGTCGTTAGAGAGGATTATTTGGTTGACTGTTTTACAAAGCAGAGGAAGCTTCCATTTGACAAGTACAAAATTGAAGACGCTGGTGAGGGCATGGTCACTGTTAAAGTAAAAGGGCGAAGTGCTGTGCATGAAGCCTCTGGCCTCCAAGAGCACTGCCACATCCTTGAAGATGGGAACAGTATCTATAACACAACTCTGAGCATGTCTGATCTTTCTACCGGTATCAATAGTTATTACATACTCCAGATAATCCAAGAAGATAAAGGTTCAGATTGCTACGTGTTTCGTAAATGGGGCCGCGTTGGAAATGAAAAGATTGGAGGTAACAAACTGGAGGAGATGGAAAAGTCTGATGCAGTTCACGAATTCAAACGTCTATTTCTTGAAAAGACTGCAAACACATGGGAATCTTGGGAACAAAAAACGAATTTCCAGAAGCAGCCAGGGAAATTTCTACCGTTGGACATT GATTATGGAGTAAACAAGCAAGTAGCAAAGAAAGAATCAGTTCAGACCATTAGCAATCTTGCTCCTCCATTAGTAGAATTGATGAAGATCCTTTTTGATGTGGAAACATACAG AACTGCTATGATGGAGTTCGAGATAAACATGTCGGAGATGCCACTTGGGAAACTCAGCAAACATAATATACAGAAGG GTTTTGAGGCATTGACAGAGATACAGAAGCTGTTGACTGAAAGCGACCCCCAACCTTCTGTCAAAGAAAACTTGCTTGTTGATGCTAGCAATAGATTTTTTACGATGATCCCTTCAGTTCATCCTCATATTATCCGAGATGAAGATGACTTTAAGTCAAAG GTGAAAATGCTCGAGGCGCTGCAGGACATCGAAATAGCGTCAAGATTAGTTGGCTTTGATACTGATAGCACTGAATCTCTGGATgataaatataagaaattgCATTGCGATATTTCACCACTTTCTCATGATAGTGAGGACTATCGGTTGATTGAGAAGTATCTCAACACAACTCATGCCCCAACACATACG GAGTGGAGCCTTGAACTGGAGGAAGTTTTTGCCCTCGAAAGAGAAGGAGAGTTTGATAAATATGCTCCGCACAGGGAAAAACTTGGCAATAAGATGCTCCTATGGCATG GTTCTCGGTTAACGAATTTTGTTGGAATTTTGAACCAAGGACTGAGAATTGCGCCTCCAGAAGCTCCTGCTACTGGCTACATG TTTGGCAAGGGGATTTACTTTGCTGACCTTGTCAGTAAAAGTGCTCAGTACTGCTTCACTTCTAAGGAAAACCCGGTGGGTCTAATGCTTCTGAGCGAAGTTGCATTGGGAGAAATACATGAGCTAACAAAAGCCAAG TACATGGATAAACCACCGAGGGGGAAACACTCGACCAAAGGGCTTGGCAAGAAAGTGCCTCAGGATTCAGAGTTTGCCAAGTGGAGAGATGATGTGACAGTTCCTTGTGGAAAACCTGTTCCATCTAAGGCCAAGGCTTCTGAGCTTATGTACAACGAGTATATCGTCTACAATACAGCCCAG GTGAAGTTGCAGTTCTTGTTGAAAGTACGGTTCAAGCACAAGAGATGA
- the LOC103867889 gene encoding poly [ADP-ribose] polymerase 1 isoform X1: MASPDKPWRAEYAKSSRSSCKSCKSPINKETFRLGKLVQATQFDGVMPMWHHASCILKKTKQIKSADDVEGLESLRWEDQQKIRQYVESGAGNSTSTGTSTASSGGNAKLEYGIEVSQTSRAGCRKCSEKILKGEVRIFSKPEGPGNKGLMWHHARCFLGTSPSTELKSLSGWGSIPDSDQEALLPLVKKDQPAAKTAGTKRRNDSDDNEKSKQAKTMSASGALQPCSKDKEMEAQSKELWNLKDDLKKHVTTAELREMLEINEQSTRGSELDLRDKCADGMMFGPLALCPVCSGHVSFSGGIYRCNGYISEWSKCSHASSDPDRIKGKWKIPEETENQFLVKWNKSQKSVKPKRILNPISPAGTSQGQGSKAAADSSRSEKLEDLRVSIAGSSKERQAWKKKIEEAGAEFHAKVKKGTSCLVVCGQTDMEDAEMRKARRMKVAVVREDYLVDCFTKQRKLPFDKYKIEDAGEGMVTVKVKGRSAVHEASGLQEHCHILEDGNSIYNTTLSMSDLSTGINSYYILQIIQEDKGSDCYVFRKWGRVGNEKIGGNKLEEMEKSDAVHEFKRLFLEKTANTWESWEQKTNFQKQPGKFLPLDIDYGVNKQVAKKESVQTISNLAPPLVELMKILFDVETYRTAMMEFEINMSEMPLGKLSKHNIQKGFEALTEIQKLLTESDPQPSVKENLLVDASNRFFTMIPSVHPHIIRDEDDFKSKVKMLEALQDIEIASRLVGFDTDSTESLDDKYKKLHCDISPLSHDSEDYRLIEKYLNTTHAPTHTEWSLELEEVFALEREGEFDKYAPHREKLGNKMLLWHGSRLTNFVGILNQGLRIAPPEAPATGYMFGKGIYFADLVSKSAQYCFTSKENPVGLMLLSEVALGEIHELTKAKYMDKPPRGKHSTKGLGKKVPQDSEFAKWRDDVTVPCGKPVPSKAKASELMYNEYIVYNTAQVKLQFLLKVRFKHKR; the protein is encoded by the exons atggCGAGCCCAGATAAGCCGTGGAGGGCTGAGTATGCAAAGTCCTCGAGGTCTTCCTGCAAGTCTTGCAAGTCCCCCATCAACAAGGAGACCTTTCGCCTTGGAAAGCTTGTTCAAGCTACTCAATTCGATGGCGTCATGCCC ATGTGGCACCATGCTTCTTGTATACTCAAGAAAACCAAGCAGATTAAATC AGCTGATGATGTTGAAGGCTTAGAATCTCTTCGTTGGGAAGATCAGCAAAAGATTAGACAATATGTCGAATCTGGAGCAGGGAATAGCACTAGCACGGGAACGAGCACGGCCAGTAGCGGTGGCAATGCCAAGCTAGAATATGGGATTGAAGTTTCACAAACTTCTCGTGCTGGGTGCAGAAAGTGCAGCGAGAAAATCTTGAAAGGAGAG GTACGTATATTCTCTAAGCCTGAAGGCCCGGGTAACAAGGGTTTGATGTGGCACCACGCAAGATGTTTCCTTGGAACGTCTCCCTCTACTGAACTGAAAAGTTTGTCTGGGTGGGGAAGCATACCAGACTCAGATCAAGAAGCTCTTCTTCCCTTGGTGAAGAAAGATCAGCCAGCAGCCAAAACTG CAGGCACAAAAAGGAGAAATGATTCTGATGACAACGAGAAGTCGAAACAAGCTAAGACTATGTCTGCAAGCGGTGCTTTACAACCTTGTAGCAAAGACAAGGAAATGGAGGCACAAAGTAAGGAACTGTGGAACCTGAAGGATGACCTGAAAAAACATGTGACAACAGCTGAGTTGCGGGAGATGCTTGAAATAAATGAACAAAGTACAAGAGGATCAGAACTTGATCTGCGGGATAAGTG tgcTGATGGCATGATGTTTGGTCCACTCGCTCTCTGCCCTGTTTGCTCTGGTCATGTTTCTTTTTCTGGAGGAATTTACCGATGCAATGGTTACATATCGGAATGGAGCAAATGTTCCCATGCCAGTTCTGATCCAGACCGCATCAAAGGGAAGTGGAAAATCCCCGAGGAAACAGAAAATCAGTTCCTTGTGAAG TGGAATAAGTCGCAAAAGAGTGTGAAGCCAAAACGTATTTTGAACCCTATATCGCCCGCGGGAACATCCCAGGGTCAAGGTTCTAAAGCTGCAGCTGACTCCTCAAGGAGTGAAAAGCTGGAGGATCTTAGAGTTTCAATTGCCGGATCCTCTAAGGAACGC CAAGCATGGAAGAAGAAAATTGAGGAAGCCGGTGCAGAGTTTCATGCTAAAGTTAAAAAAG GTACAAGCTGTTTGGTTGTCTGTGGCCAGACAGATATGGAAGATGCTGAAATGAGAAAAGCAAG GAGGATGAAGGTCGCAGTCGTTAGAGAGGATTATTTGGTTGACTGTTTTACAAAGCAGAGGAAGCTTCCATTTGACAAGTACAAAATTGAAGACGCTGGTGAGGGCATGGTCACTGTTAAAGTAAAAGGGCGAAGTGCTGTGCATGAAGCCTCTGGCCTCCAAGAGCACTGCCACATCCTTGAAGATGGGAACAGTATCTATAACACAACTCTGAGCATGTCTGATCTTTCTACCGGTATCAATAGTTATTACATACTCCAGATAATCCAAGAAGATAAAGGTTCAGATTGCTACGTGTTTCGTAAATGGGGCCGCGTTGGAAATGAAAAGATTGGAGGTAACAAACTGGAGGAGATGGAAAAGTCTGATGCAGTTCACGAATTCAAACGTCTATTTCTTGAAAAGACTGCAAACACATGGGAATCTTGGGAACAAAAAACGAATTTCCAGAAGCAGCCAGGGAAATTTCTACCGTTGGACATT GATTATGGAGTAAACAAGCAAGTAGCAAAGAAAGAATCAGTTCAGACCATTAGCAATCTTGCTCCTCCATTAGTAGAATTGATGAAGATCCTTTTTGATGTGGAAACATACAG AACTGCTATGATGGAGTTCGAGATAAACATGTCGGAGATGCCACTTGGGAAACTCAGCAAACATAATATACAGAAGG GTTTTGAGGCATTGACAGAGATACAGAAGCTGTTGACTGAAAGCGACCCCCAACCTTCTGTCAAAGAAAACTTGCTTGTTGATGCTAGCAATAGATTTTTTACGATGATCCCTTCAGTTCATCCTCATATTATCCGAGATGAAGATGACTTTAAGTCAAAG GTGAAAATGCTCGAGGCGCTGCAGGACATCGAAATAGCGTCAAGATTAGTTGGCTTTGATACTGATAGCACTGAATCTCTGGATgataaatataagaaattgCATTGCGATATTTCACCACTTTCTCATGATAGTGAGGACTATCGGTTGATTGAGAAGTATCTCAACACAACTCATGCCCCAACACATACG GAGTGGAGCCTTGAACTGGAGGAAGTTTTTGCCCTCGAAAGAGAAGGAGAGTTTGATAAATATGCTCCGCACAGGGAAAAACTTGGCAATAAGATGCTCCTATGGCATG GTTCTCGGTTAACGAATTTTGTTGGAATTTTGAACCAAGGACTGAGAATTGCGCCTCCAGAAGCTCCTGCTACTGGCTACATG TTTGGCAAGGGGATTTACTTTGCTGACCTTGTCAGTAAAAGTGCTCAGTACTGCTTCACTTCTAAGGAAAACCCGGTGGGTCTAATGCTTCTGAGCGAAGTTGCATTGGGAGAAATACATGAGCTAACAAAAGCCAAG TACATGGATAAACCACCGAGGGGGAAACACTCGACCAAAGGGCTTGGCAAGAAAGTGCCTCAGGATTCAGAGTTTGCCAAGTGGAGAGATGATGTGACAGTTCCTTGTGGAAAACCTGTTCCATCTAAGGCCAAGGCTTCTGAGCTTATGTACAACGAGTATATCGTCTACAATACAGCCCAG GTGAAGTTGCAGTTCTTGTTGAAAGTACGGTTCAAGCACAAGAGATGA
- the LOC103867891 gene encoding LOB domain-containing protein 14, whose amino-acid sequence MGGLGSPCGGCKFLRRKCVEGCVFAPYFCYEEGSANFGAIHKVFGASNFSKLISNLPVHDRCEAVRTISYEAQSRLHDPIYGCVSQIFSLQQQVVSLQAQVVLLREQASRKFPQEDCMEQGKVVAQDMPQDLHNWFHQVVSDSNLNQMSDVASTTMDRNESFCSSSESLYYPEVMFPWSV is encoded by the exons ATGGGAGGTTTAGGTTCACCATGTGGAGGCTGCAAGTTCTTGCGTAGGAAATGTGTAGAAGGTTGTGTATTTGCACCATACTTTTGCTACGAAGAAGGGTCCGCTAATTTTGGAGCCATTCACAAAGTCTTTGGAGCCAGCAACTTCTCTAAGCTCATCTCTAATCTCCCTGTTCATGACCGTTGTGAAGCCGTACGAACCATCTCTTACGAGGCTCAGTCTCGTCTCCATGATCCTATTTACGGCTGCGTCTCCCAAATCTTCTCCCTCCAGCAACAG GTTGTTAGTCTACAAGCACAAGTGGTACTCCTTAGAGAACAAGCTTCTAGAAAGTTCCCTCAAGAGGATTGCATGGAACAAGGGAAGGTTGTAGCTCAAGATATGCCTCAAGATCTTCACAACTGGTTTCACCAAGTAGTCTCAGACTCCAACCTTAACCAGATGAGTGATGTTGCATCAACGACCATGGACCGCAACGAGTCATTTTGCAGCTCAAGTGAATCTCTTTACTACCCGGAAGTCATGTTTCCATGGTCTGTTTGA